The Rubrobacter tropicus nucleotide sequence TGCTGGAAGCGCAGGTTGAAGAGCTCGCGCCGCGTCTCGGCGAGGCGGTTCTCAAGCTGCGTTACGTCCAGCTCGCGCACTTCCGCGACCTTCATCTACTGTCCACCCCCCCGCGCCAGGAAGCGGGTTTTTATGGGGAGCTTCTGGGCGGCGAGGCTCATGGCCTCCCGCGCGAGCTCCTCGTTCACGCCGCTCATCTCGAACATCACGCGCCCCGGCTTGACCACGGCGACGTAGCCCTCGGGAGAGCCCTTGCCCGAGCCCATGCGGGTCTCGGCGGCCTTCTTGGTGAAGGGCTTGTGGGGGAAGATGTTGATCCAGACCTTCCCTCCGCGCTTGATCTTCCTGGTCATCGCGATACGGGCCGCCTCTATCTGGCGGTTGCTGATCCAGGCCGGCTCCAGCGCCTGCAGCCCATACTCGCCGAACTGCACGTCGGTGCCGCCCTTGGCCTGGCCCCGCATCCTGCCCCTGTGGGGCTTCCTGTACTTGAGCTTCTTCGGTACTAGCATCGCCCTCTACCGCCTGATCGCTTCTGGCTGCTCGTCGTGAACGCCGTGGTTGATCCAGACCTTTACCCCGATCTGGCCCATCTGCGTCTTCGCCTCGCGGAACCCGTAATCTATGTCCGCATCCAAAGTATGGAGCGGTACCCGGCCCTCGGAGATGGTCTCGGAACGGCTCATCTCGATACCGCCCAAACGACCGCCGCACTGGATCCTGGCCCCCTCTGCCCCACTCCGCATGGAACTCGTCAGGGCCCGCTTCATGGTCCGCCGGAACGCGGCCCGGCTCACGAGTTGCTCCGCGATGGACTCCGCAACGAGCGCGGCGTTGAGCTCGGGCCGCGGGACCTCGCGCACGTTGACCTGGACCTTCTTCTTGGTGAGGCGCTCCAACTCGTTGCGCAGGGCGTCCACTTCGCTGCCGCCCTTGCCGATAACGATGCCGGGGCGGGCGGTGTGGATGTCCACCGCGACCTCGCCCTGCTCGGCGGCCTTGCGGATCTTGACGTCCGCTATGCCGGCCCGCGTGAGCTTCTTCTCGATGTGCTCCCGGATCTTGAGGTCCTCGCCGAGCAACGCGGCGTAATCCCTGTCCGAGTACCAGCTGCTCTTGAAATCTACCTTCTCGCCCTTGCGCTTGACGCCGAGGCGGAAGCCCTCTGGATGTACTTTCTGACCCATACTACTCCTCGTCCTCGCTTCCGGGCGTGCCCACCGTGACTCCGGCGGGGACACCAAGCACGACGCTTATGTGGCTGGTGCGCTTGCGGATCATGGTCGCCCGCCCCATGGCGCGGGCCCTGTACCTCTTGATGGTCGGCCCCTCGTCCACCCTGACGTCCCGCACGAACAGGTCGTCTATGGCGACGTCGTCGTTGTGCTCCGCGTTCGCGGCGGCGCTCTTTATGACGTCGCCGACGATGCCGGCGGCCCGCTTGTTGGTGAACTGCAGGGTGGTGACGGCCTCGGGGACACTCTTGCCCCTGACCTCGTCGGCCACCAGCCGCGCCTTGCGCGGGGCTATGCGGACGAACTTCGCGACGGCCTTCATCGGCGCCTCGCGGTCCGGTCGCTCTTGAGGTGGGTGCGGAAGGTCCGCGTCGGGGCGAACTCGCCGAGCTTGTGGCCCACCATCGACTCCGTGCAGTAGACGGGCACGTGCTTGCGCCCGTCGTGGACGGCGATGGTGTGGCCGACGAACTCGGGGTAGACCACAGACGCCCGGCTCCACGTCTTGAGCATCCGCTTTTCGTTGTTCTCGTTCATGCGGAGGATGCGCTCCATCAGGCGCTCCTCTACGAACGGCTCTTTTTTCGATGAGCGCGTCACCTAGCGCCTCCTTCCTTTCCTGCGCCGGCGCACGATCATGGCGTCCGAACGCTTGTGCTTCTTGCGGGTCGGCGACCCCTGGGTGATCTTGCCCCAAGGCGTGACGGGCGCACGACCCGGCGTGCTCTTGCCCTCGCCACCACCATGAGGGTGGTCGACCGGGTTCATGACCGTACCACGCACCGTGGGACGGATCCCGAGGTGGCGCTTCCGGCCGGCCTTGCCCCACCGGACATTCTGGTGCGACTGGTTCCCGACGACCCCGACGGTCGCCCGGCACTCGGAGCGGACCCTGCGGCGCTCGCCGCTAGGCAGCCTGAGCGTAACCAGGCTCCCCTCGCGCGCCGTGAGCTGGGCGCTCGTCCCGGCGCTGCGGGCCATCTGGGCCCCGCGGCCAGGCTCTAGCTCGACCGCGTGGACCACGGTGCCGACCGGGATCCTGTTCAGCGGCAGCGTGTTCCCGACGTCCACCTCTGCGTCGGGGCCGCTCATCACGAGCGAGCCGACGGTCAGGTTCCTCGGGGCGAGGATGTAGCGCTTCTCGCCGTCGTGGTAGTGGAGCAAGGCTATGTTGGCCGAGCGGTTCGGGTCGTACTCGATGGCGGCGACCGTCGCCGGCACGCCGTCCTTGCGCCGCTTGAAATCTATGAGGCGGTAGCGCCGCTTGTGGCCGCCGCCGATGTGGCGGGTCGTTATGCGGCCCTTGTTGTTCCGGCCGCCGGTCTTGTGCAGCTTGGTAGTAAGCTTCTTCTCCGGCTTGTCTCTGGTAACCGAGTCGCGCGTGAGGACCGAGGAGTTCCTGCGGCCAGCGCTCGTCGGCTTGTAACGTCTCGCAGGCATCCTAGACTCCCTCGAACAGCTCTATGCTCTCGCCCGGCGCCAGCTTCACGACGGCCTTCTTCCACACGGCCGTCCGGCCCCTGGTGAGGCCCTGACGCTTGGGCTTGCTCTTGACGTTCACCGTGTTGACCCTCGCGACGCTGACGTCGAAGGCCCCCTCCACGGCGCGTTTGATCTGGTTCTTGTTCGCCCGCCGGTCTACCTGGAAGGTGTACTGCCCCTCCGTCTCGATGAGGTTGTAGCTCCTCTCCGAGATGACCGGACGGATGATTACCTGATGCGGATCCATTACCCTTCCTCCCGGTTCCCGGCGAGCTTGGAGTACGCCGCCCGCGAGAAAACGACCTCGCGCGCCCTCAAGAGCTCGTAGACCCCGTACTCGCGCGGCCCTGTGACCGTGACTTTCGGCAGGTTCCTGAAAGAGAGCGCCGCGTTCGCGTCGTCCTCCGTAAGAACCACCAGCACCGGCCCCTGGACCCCCATGTTCCCGAGCAGCTCTTTGGCCTGCTTGGTGGAGGGCTTCTCGAAGGCGAGCGAGTCGACTACGTAGACCTCGCCGTCGGCGGCCTTGGCGGAGAGCGCGCCGTCGAAGGCGGCCCTCGCTTCCTTGCGGTTTATGCGCTTGCCGTAGCGGGCCGGCTTGGTCTTGGGGCCGCCCCAGGTGCCGCCGCCGTAGCGGGTCGGGGACTGGGCGTCGCCCGCCCGGGCGCGGCCCGTGCCCTTCTGCCGGTACAGCTTCGCGCCCGAGCCCCGGACGTCGCTGCGGCCCTTGGTGTGGGCCGTGTACGCGCGCCGGTTGTCGAGCTCGGCGACGACGGCCCTGTGGATCACGTGCTCGTTCGGCTCCGTGCCGAAGCGCGGGCCTTCGAGGTCCAGCGAGGACTTGTTGCCGCTGCGGGCGTCGAAGAGGTGCGCCTGCGCCATCCTACTCACCCGCCTTTCTGATCTTCACAACGGCGTTCCTGCCGCCCGGGACGCCGCCCCGGACCCACAGCTCGCCCTTCTCGGCGTCGACCGCGACGACCTCGAGGTTGCGCACGGTCGCCGTCTTGTTGCCCATCTGCCCGGGCATCTTCTGGCCCTTGAAGATACGGGCCGGGTCGGCCGAAGCACCCGCCGAACCGGGGGCCCGCACGTTGTGCGAGCCGTGGCTCACCGGGCCACGACCGAAGCCGTGGCGCTTGACGGTGCCCTGGAAGCCCTTTCCCTTGGAGGTGGAGCTAACGTGGACCCTGTCACCGACCTCGAAGACGTCGGCGCCGATGGTGCCGCCGACCTCGCCCGAAACGCCGCGAAGCTCCTTGAGGTGCCTGCGGGGCGGGGCGTCGACCTTGGCGAAGGTGCCCGAGTGGGCCCTGTTCGTGCGGCTCGACTTCGCGGTGCCGAAGCCGACCTGAACGGCCTCGTAGCCGTCTTCGTCAGG carries:
- the rplP gene encoding 50S ribosomal protein L16, with translation MLVPKKLKYRKPHRGRMRGQAKGGTDVQFGEYGLQALEPAWISNRQIEAARIAMTRKIKRGGKVWINIFPHKPFTKKAAETRMGSGKGSPEGYVAVVKPGRVMFEMSGVNEELAREAMSLAAQKLPIKTRFLARGGGQ
- the rplB gene encoding 50S ribosomal protein L2; amino-acid sequence: MPARRYKPTSAGRRNSSVLTRDSVTRDKPEKKLTTKLHKTGGRNNKGRITTRHIGGGHKRRYRLIDFKRRKDGVPATVAAIEYDPNRSANIALLHYHDGEKRYILAPRNLTVGSLVMSGPDAEVDVGNTLPLNRIPVGTVVHAVELEPGRGAQMARSAGTSAQLTAREGSLVTLRLPSGERRRVRSECRATVGVVGNQSHQNVRWGKAGRKRHLGIRPTVRGTVMNPVDHPHGGGEGKSTPGRAPVTPWGKITQGSPTRKKHKRSDAMIVRRRRKGRRR
- the rplV gene encoding 50S ribosomal protein L22, encoding MKAVAKFVRIAPRKARLVADEVRGKSVPEAVTTLQFTNKRAAGIVGDVIKSAAANAEHNDDVAIDDLFVRDVRVDEGPTIKRYRARAMGRATMIRKRTSHISVVLGVPAGVTVGTPGSEDEE
- the rplW gene encoding 50S ribosomal protein L23, translating into MDPHQVIIRPVISERSYNLIETEGQYTFQVDRRANKNQIKRAVEGAFDVSVARVNTVNVKSKPKRQGLTRGRTAVWKKAVVKLAPGESIELFEGV
- the rplC gene encoding 50S ribosomal protein L3, which translates into the protein MATAVFGKKKQMTRAFQDDGTLVGVTVIEVEPNLVTAVRTPDEDGYEAVQVGFGTAKSSRTNRAHSGTFAKVDAPPRRHLKELRGVSGEVGGTIGADVFEVGDRVHVSSTSKGKGFQGTVKRHGFGRGPVSHGSHNVRAPGSAGASADPARIFKGQKMPGQMGNKTATVRNLEVVAVDAEKGELWVRGGVPGGRNAVVKIRKAGE
- the rplD gene encoding 50S ribosomal protein L4: MAQAHLFDARSGNKSSLDLEGPRFGTEPNEHVIHRAVVAELDNRRAYTAHTKGRSDVRGSGAKLYRQKGTGRARAGDAQSPTRYGGGTWGGPKTKPARYGKRINRKEARAAFDGALSAKAADGEVYVVDSLAFEKPSTKQAKELLGNMGVQGPVLVVLTEDDANAALSFRNLPKVTVTGPREYGVYELLRAREVVFSRAAYSKLAGNREEG
- the rpsS gene encoding 30S ribosomal protein S19, which codes for MTRSSKKEPFVEERLMERILRMNENNEKRMLKTWSRASVVYPEFVGHTIAVHDGRKHVPVYCTESMVGHKLGEFAPTRTFRTHLKSDRTARRR